The following proteins are encoded in a genomic region of Ananas comosus cultivar F153 linkage group 25, ASM154086v1, whole genome shotgun sequence:
- the LOC109703508 gene encoding polygalacturonate 4-alpha-galacturonosyltransferase-like isoform X2: MWFIICLWGLLNKMLIDSIAAGRDELKPWSLDSFRKNHISSSWKIEGLNGANVNSDENNATLPEPLQTASDAAPKDVKGNLEDNAAGGNLHVSDKEVNDDSDGQQLSDTPANAARRKLREKRREKRAMELVQQDDEALVKLENAAIERSKVVDSAILGKYSIWRRDNENENSDSTVRLMRDQMIMARVYSVIAKSKNKLDLYQELLTRLKESQRAVGEANADADLHHSAPERIKAMGQLLSKAREELYDCKAITQRLRAMLQSADEQVRSLKKQSTFLSQLAAKTIPNGIHCLSMRLTIDYYLLPPEKRKFPRSENLENPDLYHYALFSDNVLAASVVVNSTIMNAKEPEKHVFHLVTDKLNFGAMNMWFLLNPPGKATIHVENVDEFKWLNSSYCPVLRQLESASMKEYYFKADHPTTLSAGSSNLKYRNPKYLSMLNHLRFYLPQVYPKLDKILFLDDDIVVQKDLTGLWSVDLKGNVNGAVETCGESFHRFDKYLNFSNPHIARNFDPNACGWAYGMNIFDLKEWKIKDITGIYHKWQNMNEDRVLWKLGTLPPGLLTFYKLTHPLDKSWHVLGLGYNPSIDRSEIDNAAVIHYNGNMKPWLELAMTKYRPYWTKFIKFDHPYVHGCNLSE; this comes from the exons ATGTGGTTCATTATTTGCCTTTGGGGGCTTTTAAATAAGATG TTAATTGACTCAATTGCTGCTGGTCGAGATGAATTGAAGCCATGGAGTCTCGACTCTTTCAGAAAGAACCATATCTCTTCTTCATGGAAAATAGAAGGGCTTAATGGTGCTAATGTCAATTCTGATGAAAATAATGCAACTTTGCCAGAG CCTCTTCAAACAGCATCAGATGCTGCACCCAAGGATGTGAAAGGAAACTTGGAAGATAATGCTGCAGGTGGTAACTTGCATGTGTCAGATAAAGAGGTTAATGATGATTCTG ATGGACAACAGCTTTCTGATACACCTGCAAATGCAGCTCGAAGG AAATTGAGAGAGAAAAGGCGAGAAAAGAGGGCAATGGAGTTGGTTCAACAGGATGATGAAGCATTAGTTAAGCTTGAAAATGCCGCCATTGAACGCTCAAAAGTGGTGGATTCTGCAATACTTGGGAAATACAGTATATGGAGGCGGGACAATGAGAACGAGAATTCAGACTCAACAGTTAGGTTAATGCGGGACCAAATGATCATGGCGAGGGTCTACTCTGTAATTGCAAAGTCGAAGAACAAACTTGACCTTTACCAAGAACTATTGACTCGGCTCAAGGAAAGCCAGCGTGCAGTTGGAGAGGCTAATGCTGATGCTGACCTTCATCACAG TGCCCCTGAGAGAATCAAAGCAATGGGTCAACTATTGTCAAAAGCCAGAGAAGAACTGTACGATTGCAAAGCAATAACCCAGAGATTAAGAGCAATGCTTCAGTCAGCAGATGAGCAGGTCAGGAGCTTGAAGAAACAGAGCACATTCTTAAGTCAATTGGCTGCAAAGACGATTCCCAATGGGATTCACTGCTTATCAATGCGCTTAACAATAGATTATTACCTCCTCCCTCCAGAGAAAAGGAAATTTCCGAGGAGTGAGAACTTGGAAAATCCAGACCTTTACCATTACGCGCTCTTCTCTGACAATGTTCTGGCTGCATCAGTTGTTGTCAACTCAACCATCATGAATGCAAAG GAGCCGGAGAAGCATGTATTTCACCTTGTGACAGATAAATTGAACTTCGGAGCCATGAACATGTGGTTCCTTTTGAACCCACCTGGAAAGGCGACCATTCATGTTGAGAATGTGGATGAATTCAAATGGCTGAACTCTTCCTATTGCCCAGTTCTTCGACAGCTTGAGTCTGCTTCTATGAAAGAGTATTATTTTAAGGCTGATCATCCTACGACTCTCTCAGCTGGTTCTTCTAATCTAAAATATCGAAACCCTAAATACCTTTCTATGTTGAACCATTTGAGGTTCTATCTCCCACAGGTCTATCCCAAGTTGGATAAAATCCTTTTCCTTGATGATGACATAGTTGTGCAGAAGGATTTGACAGGATTGTGGTCTGTAGATCTTAAGGGAAATGTGAATGGTGCGGTGGAGACATGTGGTGAGAGTTTCCACCGTTTTGACAAATATCTCAATTTCTCGAACCCGCACATTGCTCGGAACTTTGATCCTAACGCATGTGGTTGGGCCTATGGAATgaatatttttgatttgaagGAGTGGAAAATAAAGGATATCACTGGTATTTACCACAAGTGGCAAAACATG AATGAGGACAGGGTTCTCTGGAAACTTGGTACACTTCCGCCGGGGCTCTTGACCTTCTACAAATTAACTCATCCTCTAGACAAATCATGGCACGTTCTTGGGTTGGGTTATAACCCTAGTATCGATCGGTCGGAGATTGACAATGCTGCTGTAATCCACTACAATGGGAATATGAAGCCTTGGTTAGAGCTTGCAATGACCAAGTACCGGCCGTATTGGACTAAGTTTATTAAGTTCGATCACCCTTACGTTCATGGCTGCAACTTAAGTGAATAG
- the LOC109703508 gene encoding polygalacturonate 4-alpha-galacturonosyltransferase-like isoform X1 → MPHPKRVSSSSGSARNRGGGGGGFAPPLVLLLFVFVLAPFLFLVVKNGVRTQISPDERGSADSAGKQVLDWREQPAIQELKSVLTKELIDSIAAGRDELKPWSLDSFRKNHISSSWKIEGLNGANVNSDENNATLPEPLQTASDAAPKDVKGNLEDNAAGGNLHVSDKEVNDDSDGQQLSDTPANAARRKLREKRREKRAMELVQQDDEALVKLENAAIERSKVVDSAILGKYSIWRRDNENENSDSTVRLMRDQMIMARVYSVIAKSKNKLDLYQELLTRLKESQRAVGEANADADLHHSAPERIKAMGQLLSKAREELYDCKAITQRLRAMLQSADEQVRSLKKQSTFLSQLAAKTIPNGIHCLSMRLTIDYYLLPPEKRKFPRSENLENPDLYHYALFSDNVLAASVVVNSTIMNAKEPEKHVFHLVTDKLNFGAMNMWFLLNPPGKATIHVENVDEFKWLNSSYCPVLRQLESASMKEYYFKADHPTTLSAGSSNLKYRNPKYLSMLNHLRFYLPQVYPKLDKILFLDDDIVVQKDLTGLWSVDLKGNVNGAVETCGESFHRFDKYLNFSNPHIARNFDPNACGWAYGMNIFDLKEWKIKDITGIYHKWQNMNEDRVLWKLGTLPPGLLTFYKLTHPLDKSWHVLGLGYNPSIDRSEIDNAAVIHYNGNMKPWLELAMTKYRPYWTKFIKFDHPYVHGCNLSE, encoded by the exons ATGCCTCATCCGAAGCGGGTCTCTTCGTCATCGGGGAGCGCGAGGaaccgcggcggcggcggcggggggttTGCGCCGCCGCTCGTGCTCCTCCTCTTCGTCTTCGTTCTCGCCCCATTCCTCTTCCTGGTGGTGAAGAATGGGGTGCGCACGCAAATCTCGCCGG ATGAAAGAGGCAGTGCTGACTCTGCAGGCAAACAG GTTCTCGATTGGAGAGAGCAGCCAGCCATTCAAGAGCTGAAATCTGTGCTTACTAAAGAG TTAATTGACTCAATTGCTGCTGGTCGAGATGAATTGAAGCCATGGAGTCTCGACTCTTTCAGAAAGAACCATATCTCTTCTTCATGGAAAATAGAAGGGCTTAATGGTGCTAATGTCAATTCTGATGAAAATAATGCAACTTTGCCAGAG CCTCTTCAAACAGCATCAGATGCTGCACCCAAGGATGTGAAAGGAAACTTGGAAGATAATGCTGCAGGTGGTAACTTGCATGTGTCAGATAAAGAGGTTAATGATGATTCTG ATGGACAACAGCTTTCTGATACACCTGCAAATGCAGCTCGAAGG AAATTGAGAGAGAAAAGGCGAGAAAAGAGGGCAATGGAGTTGGTTCAACAGGATGATGAAGCATTAGTTAAGCTTGAAAATGCCGCCATTGAACGCTCAAAAGTGGTGGATTCTGCAATACTTGGGAAATACAGTATATGGAGGCGGGACAATGAGAACGAGAATTCAGACTCAACAGTTAGGTTAATGCGGGACCAAATGATCATGGCGAGGGTCTACTCTGTAATTGCAAAGTCGAAGAACAAACTTGACCTTTACCAAGAACTATTGACTCGGCTCAAGGAAAGCCAGCGTGCAGTTGGAGAGGCTAATGCTGATGCTGACCTTCATCACAG TGCCCCTGAGAGAATCAAAGCAATGGGTCAACTATTGTCAAAAGCCAGAGAAGAACTGTACGATTGCAAAGCAATAACCCAGAGATTAAGAGCAATGCTTCAGTCAGCAGATGAGCAGGTCAGGAGCTTGAAGAAACAGAGCACATTCTTAAGTCAATTGGCTGCAAAGACGATTCCCAATGGGATTCACTGCTTATCAATGCGCTTAACAATAGATTATTACCTCCTCCCTCCAGAGAAAAGGAAATTTCCGAGGAGTGAGAACTTGGAAAATCCAGACCTTTACCATTACGCGCTCTTCTCTGACAATGTTCTGGCTGCATCAGTTGTTGTCAACTCAACCATCATGAATGCAAAG GAGCCGGAGAAGCATGTATTTCACCTTGTGACAGATAAATTGAACTTCGGAGCCATGAACATGTGGTTCCTTTTGAACCCACCTGGAAAGGCGACCATTCATGTTGAGAATGTGGATGAATTCAAATGGCTGAACTCTTCCTATTGCCCAGTTCTTCGACAGCTTGAGTCTGCTTCTATGAAAGAGTATTATTTTAAGGCTGATCATCCTACGACTCTCTCAGCTGGTTCTTCTAATCTAAAATATCGAAACCCTAAATACCTTTCTATGTTGAACCATTTGAGGTTCTATCTCCCACAGGTCTATCCCAAGTTGGATAAAATCCTTTTCCTTGATGATGACATAGTTGTGCAGAAGGATTTGACAGGATTGTGGTCTGTAGATCTTAAGGGAAATGTGAATGGTGCGGTGGAGACATGTGGTGAGAGTTTCCACCGTTTTGACAAATATCTCAATTTCTCGAACCCGCACATTGCTCGGAACTTTGATCCTAACGCATGTGGTTGGGCCTATGGAATgaatatttttgatttgaagGAGTGGAAAATAAAGGATATCACTGGTATTTACCACAAGTGGCAAAACATG AATGAGGACAGGGTTCTCTGGAAACTTGGTACACTTCCGCCGGGGCTCTTGACCTTCTACAAATTAACTCATCCTCTAGACAAATCATGGCACGTTCTTGGGTTGGGTTATAACCCTAGTATCGATCGGTCGGAGATTGACAATGCTGCTGTAATCCACTACAATGGGAATATGAAGCCTTGGTTAGAGCTTGCAATGACCAAGTACCGGCCGTATTGGACTAAGTTTATTAAGTTCGATCACCCTTACGTTCATGGCTGCAACTTAAGTGAATAG
- the LOC109728923 gene encoding protein STAY-GREEN, chloroplastic-like, with product MHSPSTSSSSSYLSSASTHTSLLKMGSSPGALLLPHPHLYSSSSSSSLDLKRKDLLCLRSRRRRSSGGKLKRSIVPVARLFGPAIFESSKLKVLFLGVDGEKHPEKLPRAYTLTHSDITSKLTLAISHTINRAQLQGWYNKLQRDEVVAEWKKVQGKMSLHVHCHISGGHFLLDLIASLRYYIFRKELPVVLKAFVHGDKDLLRNHPELEEATVWVYFHSNLPEFNRVECWGPLREASSVGQRGGGGGNSDAAVDQPRPCPAECNCCFPPYSLIPWPHNLHDNCPQDAEAAAAAAAAAGQELQQQQ from the exons ATGCACTCTCCCTccacatcatcatcatcatcatactTATCCTCTGCTTCTACTCATACTTCGTTACTCAAGATGGGCTCCTCCCCAGGTGCTCTGCTGCTCCCCCACCCTCACttatactcttcttcttcttcttcttctctcgaTCTTAAGAGAAAGGATCTGCTCTGcctccgcagccgccgccgccgcagcagcggCGGAAAATTGAAGCGCTCCATCGTCCCC GTGGCGAGGCTTTTTGGGCCAGCGATTTTCGAATCTTCGAAGCTGAAAGTGCTGTTCCTCGGAGTGGACGGGGAGAAGCACCCGGAGAAGCTCCCGAGGGCTTACACGCTCACGCACAGCGACATCACGTCCAAGCTCACCCTCGCCATCTCCCACACCATTAATCGCGCTCAG ttgcaGGGGTGGTATAATAAGCTGCAGAGGGACGAGGTGGTGGCGGAGTGGAAGAAGGTGCAGGGTAAGATGTCGCTCCACGTCCACTGCCACATCAGCGGCGGCCACTTCCTCCTCGATCTCATCGCCAGCCTCCGCTACTACATCTTTCGCAAAGAACTCCCCGTC GTGCTGAAGGCGTTCGTTCACGGGGATAAGGATCTATTAAGAAACCATCCGGAATTGGAGGAGGCGACGGTGTGGGTGTACTTCCACTCCAACCTGCCGGAGTTCAACCGGGTTGAGTGCTGGGGCCCGCTCCGGGAGGCATCATCGGTCGggcagcgcggcggcggcggcggcaacagCGACGCCGCTGTGGATCAGCCGCGGCCGTGCCCGGCGGAGTGCAACTGCTGCTTCCCCCCCTACAGCCTCATCCCGTGGCCGCACAATCTCCACGACAACTGCCCGCAAGACGCagaagccgccgccgccgccgccgccgccgcggggcaagagctgcagcagcagcaatga